TCCGCATCCCGGCGGAAGAAAGGGCTCTGCGGCAACTGCAAAATTCCTGACAGCAGGTAAAAAGTGGTACAAAAAACGCGAGAGCGCGCGGTTTTTGTACCACTTTTCTATTTCAAAATTTAGCTGCGACAACGGATCCTGCTGATTACAGAGCCTGATTGGCCGTCAGGGCCAGACGCAGACCCAGTGCGAACAGGGCCAGGGCCAGGAGAGCGATAATTGATTTTGACTTGGTGCGCAACGATAAGGCCGCACCAAACTGAGCTCCCGCGATCGCCCCAAGGCCGATGGTAAGGGCCGGTAATAACAGGACATTGCCGAGCAGCAGGTGCGAAGTCACTCCGAACAATGAAGATACGGCCAGTACAAAGTGGGAGGTGGCGGTCGCGATATGGGTCGGAAAACCCAATATGTAAATCATAATCGGCACATGGATAACTCCGCCGCCAATACCCAGAATGCTGGACAGAAAGCCGACACCGGCGCTAACGATAATACCCAGCGTGCGATTGTAGGTAAAGGAGGACGGATCAAATTCAGTACCGGCCCCTTTCGGTGAAGAACGGAAAAACATTAACAGAGCAATAAGCATTAAAAAAATACCAAAGGTCATTCTAAAACTGGCTCCGGTAAAATATTCAACCATATAACTGCCCAGAAACGCACCCGGTACAGTGGCGACGGCAAATTTAACAGCCGCGTCATAATAAATTTTTTTTTGCTTGATATAGGCATAGGTCCCGGACAGCGCGTTTAACAGAACGATCGTCAGGGACGTTCCGACAGCTTGCTGCGGGGTGTAGTTCATCAGCAGCACAAATACGGGGATCAGGATAATACCGCCGCCGATGCCTACCAGCGTGCCAAATGTTCCAACCGCAAAACCGAGGATAAATAAGGTCAGAATTGTTGTTAGTATGGTAATTACCTCCTTAACCAGGTCAAAGTAACGATGAGTACATCATACTGCTATTTTTATAAAAAGAAAAGTAATTAGCAGACATTCCCCGTATTTTCTGTTAAACGTCCGGGTTTGACCGGATAACACAAGACGGAGAGAGGAATATCCGGCCTTGTGTTTAATTATTTTACATAGCGTCAAAACAGGAACAGCCGGATGAGGAGTGAAAAGATGTTTAACAGCCATGTAGAACTGGAAGCTTCGTTATTTCAATGTAATCAATGCGCCTTGGCTCAGGATCAGAATCATGGGCCGACATCATATAACGGGACGCCGCACAGCAGTCTGGCCATTGTGGGTGAAGGTCCCGGACGGGTGGAGGATGAGTACGGCGTGCCCCTGGTTGGCCCGTCAGGCCAGCTGCTGGATAAGGCTTTGGCAAGCGTGGGTATTACCCGGGATTTGATATATACCACCAATATTGTTAAATGCCGCCCCAGAGGCAATCGAACGCCTACCGTTGAGGAAGGGCTTTTTTGCGCCAATATCTGGCTGGACGCCGAAATGAAATTAGTGCGTCCGCGGATCATTATCGCTTTGGGCAGCGTGGCTTTAAAATACCTGCACCATAGTAACGCCCGCATTACGAAGGACCGGGGGGCATGGTTTGAGACCAAATATGACATACCGGCAATTGCCACTTACCATCCGGCTTATCTGCTCAGGCTTAACGGCAAAGAATTGGTCAAGGCAAAATGGGAAGTCTATTACGACTTTAAGGCTGCGGTTGATAAGGTATTGGCCCTGGAGCCCAATACTTCCCTGAAATCCGACCTGCCGCCCAATTTACTTGAACAATATGCGCCAAGGCGGCAAAGCCGGTTAAAACAGCCGGCTGGAAAAATATAACGTTATAGATACCAGGTTGAATGGGGCAGACTAATTGCAGCAACAGGATTTTTGGAATCGTCATATTTCCAAAAGGAGGAACCAGTATGCTGTGGTCTTTAATTATTGGATTAATTGCCGGGTGGCTGGCTGGTAAAATTTCACGCGGCAATAGCTTTGGCCTGATTGGGAACTTGGTGGTAGGTGTAATTGGCGCTTATGTCGGAGGGTTTTTGTTCGGCTTACTGGGCCTAAACGCCTATGGAACAATTGGCAGTATTGTTGTCAGCACAATCGGGGCCATCGTTTTTTTATGGGTACTTAGTATGTTTGTCAAGCCTAAACGGGTGGTTTAAAGCAGATAATGTTTGAAAAATAAAGTGAGGAAGCCGGAGAAATTGAACCGGCTTCCTCACTTTATTTGCACGGAATAATGCATCATCAAATGCTGCCATTGCGGTTTTGCCGGCCATTGTATAAGTATACCGCCGGCTTTATTGAATTATGTGCTGAAATAAATTAGAAAAAGTCTTAATTCACTACTATTTTAAGCTATATTTTACCATAATAGATAAGGAGATGTTTATCTGAGCAGGAAACATAAGAAGTAATGACGAATAACGTCAATTTAGAAAAGACGTCGCGAAGGAGCCTGGAATTATGTCGATGAATGCTGTTGTATCATCAAATTTTATTCAAACAATGATTGATGAAGACCTGCGTAACCAAAAAAACGGTAATAAAGTCCATACCCGCTTTCCGCCGGAACCTAATGGATATCTGCATATCGGTCATGCCAAATCAATCTGCCTGAATTTTGGGCTGGCTCGCCAGTATAACGGGTTATGTAATCTCCGATTTGATGATACAAATCCGGTGAAAGAGGATATTGAATATGTTGAATCTATCCAGGAAGATGTTCAATGGTTAGGATTCTCCTGGGATGACCGGCGGTATTATGCTTCTGATTATTTCGGTAAACTATATGACTATGCCGTTTATTTGATTAAGAAGGGCCGGGCTTATGTTTGCGACTTATCGGCGCAGGAAATGCGTGAGTATCGCGGAACCTTGACTGAACCAGGGAAAGAGAGCCCTTATCGCAACCGGCCGGTTGAGGAAAACTTAGCATTATTTGAACAGATGAAAGCCGGCAAGTTTCCGGATGGCGCCCGTGTTCTCCGGGCTAAAATAGATATGGCTTCCCCCAATTTAAATATGCGCGATCCGGCGTTATACCGCATTTCTCATTCCTCTCATCACCGGACCGGCGATAAATGGTGCATTTATCCAATGTACGATTTCGCCCATCCGATTTCCGATGCCTTGGAAAACATTACCCACTCAATTTGTACCCTGGAGTTCGAAGATCATCGCCCGTTGTACGATTGGGTACTCAAGGCCTGCGATTGTCCCCTTCCCCGGCCGCAGCAGATTGAATTTGCCAGGCTGAATTTGAATCGTACGGTAATGAGTAAACGCAAACTAAGACTATTGGTTGAAGGCGGTCATGTAAGCGGCTGGGACGATCCACGGATGCCGACCATTTCCGGTTTACGCCGCCGTGGGTATACGCCGGAGGCAATTCGGGATTTTTGTGACCGGATTGGTGTGGCAAAAAGCAATAGCACAGTCGATATTGCACTGCTGGAGCACTGTATCCGCGAAGACCTTAACCGCCGGGCCGCCCGGGCGATGGTCGTGCTGCGTCCGCTCCGGGTGGTCATTGAAAACTACCCGGAAGGGCAGGTTGAGCAGCTTACGGCTGAAAACAATCCCGAGGATGATGGCATGGGAAACCGAAGCATTCCTTTTTCCCGTGAATTATATATTGAGCAAGACGATTTCATGGAAGAACCGGCCAGGAAATTCTTCCGGCTGGCTCCTGGCAAAGAAGTACGGCTTAAGCATGCCTACATTATTAAATGTGAACGGGTAATTAAAGATGAAGCAGGCAGTATTATTGAAGTTCGCTGCAGTTATGATCCGGAAACGAAGAGCGGCGGAACAAACAGCGGCCGTAAAGTGAAAGGCACTCTGCATTGGGTATGCGCCAGTCAGGCTGTGCAGGTTGAAGTACGATTATACGACTATCTGCTGACAGATGACAGTGATGAGGAAGCTGAAGATTTTATTGCAACATTAAATGAAAATTCGCTGGAGACGATTAGCGGCTGTATGGCGGAACCCAGTCTGGGTGAAGCCCGGCCAGGTAACCGTTATCAGTTTCTGCGGCAGGGGTATTTCTGTGTTGATGCTGATTCAGCGTCGGGAAAACCAATTTTTAACCGAATTGTAGGGCTGCGGGATTCCTGGGCAAAAATGCAAAAAGGCTGAATGGGAGCTGCCAAAGGCAGCCGCCCATTTTTTGAGGTGATAACTGATGGCTAAAATACCAAAAAATTTAAGTGACAATGCAATGTTTTCGGGGTTTAAGGAAAAGGCGACGTTTGAAACAGCGGTCTACAGTGAGGCTGAGGAACCGGTTAAACCAGGGAAAAAGGAACAAAAAGAAGACCTTGCCACCGCTTTTTTCACTCCGGAAATTCAGGAGAAGGTAGGCAAGGCCTTACTGGAAATTAAACTTGAGCTTTATAAACAAGGCACGATTGATTACACCATTAAGGTTGTCCGTCAAGGCAATCAGGTTATTCTGACTGCCGTACCGGCCAAGCCTAAGAAGTAGCCAGCTTGCTTTCTGTTTTTTGTAAAAATCTTTCGATATCAATGATGTAACGTTGGTGAGTTCCCTCACCAATTTTTTCTTTTTCATCGAAAGCTTCCACCCGGAAGGTTAATTTTTTCCCTGTTATCCCGGTTAGTTCAGCCGCTGCCCGCACCTGCATGCCAATGGGCGTAGCTGCGATGTGGCTGACATTTACATGAATCCCGACAGTAGCCATGCCGGCCGGCAGATGCGGTTCGACAGCGGCGAGGCAGGCCGCTTCAATTAAGCCGATCATCGCCGGGGTGGCATACACCGACACTGAGCCGCTGCCATACCTGACAGCGGTATTCTCAGGGGTTACCTGCTCGGATTTCTCACTTGTCAAACCCACTGGTAAATGAAGTTCCATCCAATCACTCCCTGGTTATTTGTTGCCAGGCAATCAGCCTGTATATCTGCAGTATAGCAAATCCGGGGAAAAAATAGAATAGGCTTCCAGAACTCAGGCCAAACTATTGGCAGGAGGTGATGATTAGTGGCCCTAAATTTATCCCGAAAAGAACAAATGCTTTTACAGGATCAGAAAAAGCATGAGCAGATTTGCGTACAAAAATATCAATCCTATGCAAATCAAACGCAAACGCCCCAATTAAAGCAGCTGTTTACCAATTATGCGCAGGCGGAACAGCAGCATCTGAACACCATCAACCAAATTCTCAGCGGCCAAGTGCCCGATGTCCAGCAGCAAGGCCAGCAACAAAATCAGCAGGGTCAGCAACAGAACCAGCAAGGCAGTGGGCAACCGGCCGGTGCCGGCAGTCCGTCTGCATTTGCCGGCGGCCCAAATGACGCAGCGTTGTTAAACGATATGCTGATGACTGAAAAATATGTGTCCGGCACCTATGATACAGCTATTTTTGAGTTTGCCGATCCAAGCGTCAGACAGGTTCTCAATCATATCCAAAAAGAAGAGCAGGAGCATGGTGAAGGTCTGTTTAAGTATATGCAAAGCCAGGGGCTGTATAATGTTCAATAGTCAATTTGAAGAAGCGCTCTTGCGGGCGCTTCTTTTTTTCGAGCAGCACCCCCAAAACGTCCGGTCATAGGACGCCGTCCGAAGCCATTGCCAATAAATTATTCTGGTCAAACAGGGCATTATGATATATAATATCTGTGGCAATTTGGCTGAACGCTGTTTATTGCAGAGGGGAGAGGCTATATGGGTAGACAATACGATGTGGCGATTATCGGCGGGGGGCCTGCCGGGATTTTCGCCGCCTATGAGTTGGCGAGGCTTAATCCGGAGATCAGAGTAATCCTGATTGAAGAGGGACGTGATATATACAGCCGGCGATGTCCGATTGCCGAGAAAAAAGTCGAGCACTGCATTAATTGCAAGCCCTGCAGCATCATGCGCGGCTTTGGCGGGGCGGGCGCTTTTTCCGACGGGAAATATAATTTTACCACTCAGTTTGGCGGCTGGCTGAACGAATATCTTCCGGACGATGAGGTACTCAGCCTGATTGACTATGTTGATGGGGTAAATAAGCAGTATGGAGCGCCAAGTGAGTACTTTAGCACGCAAAACAGCTCGCTGGGCAAACTGGCCATCGGATTTGGCCTACACCTGCTTGAGGCAAAAGTCCGGCACCTGGGCACTGAAAACAACCTCAAAATTCTCGAACAAATTTATGAACAGCTTAAGGATAAGATTACCCTGATTTTTAACAGGCATGTGGCGTCGATTGATCAAACCGAGGCGGGTTTTGGGCTTCAGTTACTTGATGACGAGCCGGTAAGCTGCCGCTATTTGATTGCCGCACCCGGCCGGGCCGGATCGGAATGGTTTGCCGGCCGGTGTAAAGAGATGGGGCTGACCATGCTGAATAACCAGGTTGACGTTGGCGTAAGAATAGAAATTCCGGCAACCGTATTCCAGCATATCACCGATGAAGTTTATGAGGCCAAACTGATTTACCGTACGAAACAATACGGCGATTTGGTCCGGACTTTTTGTATGAATCCCAAAGGATATGTTGTAGCCGAAAACACGGATGGCATTGTTACTGTGAACGGACATAGCTACCGGGATGAAAAACTGCACAGCAAAAATACGAATTTTGCCTTACTGGTAAGCAATCGTTTTAATGAACCCTTTAACGAGCCGCATCAGTATGGTAAACGAATTGCCTCTTTTTCTAATATGCTGGGCGGTGGCGTGCTTGTACAACGGTTTGGCGATCTGATCAAGGGCCGGAGAACGAATGAACACCGCCTGGAGCAAAGTTTTACCAAACCAACACTAAAAGCGACGCCGGGCGACCTAAGCCTGGTACTGCCTAAGCGTCATTTGGACAACATTATTGAAATGATTTATGCCTTAAATAATATTGCGCCGGGCATGGCCAATGACGATACTTTGCTGTATGGTGTTGAAGTCAAGTTTTATAGTTCCCGGTTAAAGCTGACTGATGAGCTGGAAACTGAAATTCCCGGGCTGTTTGCAATTGGCGACGGAGCCGGCGTGACGCGCGGGTTGTCTCAGGCCAGCGCCAGCGGCGTATATGTTGCCCGGATCATTCATGACAGACGGAAAGCCTGAGAAATATAAAGAGGGTGTCTTTAAATGGAAGTATTTAAAGACACCCTCTTTGCAATTTGTCAACTGCCGTCCGCAGGAGCCTTGGCTATGGACGCGTCCTTGCTTATGAAAGGGCCGGCTGGTTTTTGCGGTATGGCGCCCAGGGGATG
The Dendrosporobacter quercicolus genome window above contains:
- a CDS encoding GlsB/YeaQ/YmgE family stress response membrane protein; translated protein: MLWSLIIGLIAGWLAGKISRGNSFGLIGNLVVGVIGAYVGGFLFGLLGLNAYGTIGSIVVSTIGAIVFLWVLSMFVKPKRVV
- a CDS encoding uracil-DNA glycosylase → MFNSHVELEASLFQCNQCALAQDQNHGPTSYNGTPHSSLAIVGEGPGRVEDEYGVPLVGPSGQLLDKALASVGITRDLIYTTNIVKCRPRGNRTPTVEEGLFCANIWLDAEMKLVRPRIIIALGSVALKYLHHSNARITKDRGAWFETKYDIPAIATYHPAYLLRLNGKELVKAKWEVYYDFKAAVDKVLALEPNTSLKSDLPPNLLEQYAPRRQSRLKQPAGKI
- a CDS encoding thioesterase family protein; the encoded protein is MELHLPVGLTSEKSEQVTPENTAVRYGSGSVSVYATPAMIGLIEAACLAAVEPHLPAGMATVGIHVNVSHIAATPIGMQVRAAAELTGITGKKLTFRVEAFDEKEKIGEGTHQRYIIDIERFLQKTESKLATS
- a CDS encoding spore coat protein, whose amino-acid sequence is MALNLSRKEQMLLQDQKKHEQICVQKYQSYANQTQTPQLKQLFTNYAQAEQQHLNTINQILSGQVPDVQQQGQQQNQQGQQQNQQGSGQPAGAGSPSAFAGGPNDAALLNDMLMTEKYVSGTYDTAIFEFADPSVRQVLNHIQKEEQEHGEGLFKYMQSQGLYNVQ
- a CDS encoding sulfite exporter TauE/SafE family protein codes for the protein MLTTILTLFILGFAVGTFGTLVGIGGGIILIPVFVLLMNYTPQQAVGTSLTIVLLNALSGTYAYIKQKKIYYDAAVKFAVATVPGAFLGSYMVEYFTGASFRMTFGIFLMLIALLMFFRSSPKGAGTEFDPSSFTYNRTLGIIVSAGVGFLSSILGIGGGVIHVPIMIYILGFPTHIATATSHFVLAVSSLFGVTSHLLLGNVLLLPALTIGLGAIAGAQFGAALSLRTKSKSIIALLALALFALGLRLALTANQAL
- a CDS encoding NAD(P)/FAD-dependent oxidoreductase, which encodes MGRQYDVAIIGGGPAGIFAAYELARLNPEIRVILIEEGRDIYSRRCPIAEKKVEHCINCKPCSIMRGFGGAGAFSDGKYNFTTQFGGWLNEYLPDDEVLSLIDYVDGVNKQYGAPSEYFSTQNSSLGKLAIGFGLHLLEAKVRHLGTENNLKILEQIYEQLKDKITLIFNRHVASIDQTEAGFGLQLLDDEPVSCRYLIAAPGRAGSEWFAGRCKEMGLTMLNNQVDVGVRIEIPATVFQHITDEVYEAKLIYRTKQYGDLVRTFCMNPKGYVVAENTDGIVTVNGHSYRDEKLHSKNTNFALLVSNRFNEPFNEPHQYGKRIASFSNMLGGGVLVQRFGDLIKGRRTNEHRLEQSFTKPTLKATPGDLSLVLPKRHLDNIIEMIYALNNIAPGMANDDTLLYGVEVKFYSSRLKLTDELETEIPGLFAIGDGAGVTRGLSQASASGVYVARIIHDRRKA
- a CDS encoding glutamine--tRNA ligase/YqeY domain fusion protein, yielding MSMNAVVSSNFIQTMIDEDLRNQKNGNKVHTRFPPEPNGYLHIGHAKSICLNFGLARQYNGLCNLRFDDTNPVKEDIEYVESIQEDVQWLGFSWDDRRYYASDYFGKLYDYAVYLIKKGRAYVCDLSAQEMREYRGTLTEPGKESPYRNRPVEENLALFEQMKAGKFPDGARVLRAKIDMASPNLNMRDPALYRISHSSHHRTGDKWCIYPMYDFAHPISDALENITHSICTLEFEDHRPLYDWVLKACDCPLPRPQQIEFARLNLNRTVMSKRKLRLLVEGGHVSGWDDPRMPTISGLRRRGYTPEAIRDFCDRIGVAKSNSTVDIALLEHCIREDLNRRAARAMVVLRPLRVVIENYPEGQVEQLTAENNPEDDGMGNRSIPFSRELYIEQDDFMEEPARKFFRLAPGKEVRLKHAYIIKCERVIKDEAGSIIEVRCSYDPETKSGGTNSGRKVKGTLHWVCASQAVQVEVRLYDYLLTDDSDEEAEDFIATLNENSLETISGCMAEPSLGEARPGNRYQFLRQGYFCVDADSASGKPIFNRIVGLRDSWAKMQKG